A part of Flavobacteriaceae bacterium GSB9 genomic DNA contains:
- a CDS encoding exo-alpha-sialidase: MKLGFKSLIITASFCAVSVLNAQQDTIKYVGKTLSNINYHHGMLAPAVGVHATQIMRASREHPNKSDGFGWTYNHAPNIAYWNDTFFVQYLSDPVGEHIPPSQTFMLTSKDGENWSFPQVSFPIYNIPDGYQKEGVEGVAKNLKATMHQRMGFFTSSDNRFFTLAFYGISMNEKDSPNDGNGIGRVIREIYNDGSLGPIYFIRYNHGWNEKNTNYPFYKSSKDRGFKKACEELLSKPLLMQQWVEEADRDDPLIPLKKQYKAFSYYEIPDGRTVGLWKHALTSISNDGGKTWEYTPTRAPGFVNSNAKIWGQKTSDGRYATVYNPSEFRWPLAVSTSEDGLNYNNLLLVHGELSRIRYGGNYKSHGPQYVRGIIPGNGTPPDGNMWLTYSVNKEDIWVASVPVPVKSTVEDDVNDVFNNLPDGEELKFWNTYDLQWATANIEKKDGVKWLTLRDQDPFDYPRVERVTPFAEKMEVTFTVKPEQNDHGVLQVELQNKQGLPSVRLIFDEEGNLKQKMGYRLRNIMPYEAGKEYTIKLTVDASTRLYDINVNDEKETRGIFFMPTDGISRVMFRTGEQRHYPTVDTPVDTPNYDDVPFTGKFIPEAVFYIKSLITKKL; the protein is encoded by the coding sequence ATGAAGCTAGGATTTAAATCACTAATTATAACAGCCTCTTTTTGTGCGGTTTCGGTTTTGAATGCACAACAGGATACTATAAAGTATGTTGGTAAAACCTTATCGAATATCAATTACCACCATGGTATGTTGGCCCCTGCGGTTGGTGTACACGCTACACAAATTATGAGAGCCAGTCGTGAGCATCCTAATAAATCGGATGGGTTTGGGTGGACTTACAACCATGCACCGAATATCGCGTATTGGAACGACACCTTTTTTGTTCAGTATTTAAGCGACCCTGTTGGAGAACATATTCCGCCTAGCCAAACTTTCATGTTAACCTCAAAAGATGGTGAAAATTGGAGTTTTCCGCAGGTTAGTTTTCCAATTTACAATATCCCCGATGGTTATCAAAAAGAAGGTGTTGAAGGTGTTGCCAAAAACTTAAAAGCTACCATGCACCAACGTATGGGCTTTTTTACCTCATCAGACAACCGCTTTTTTACATTGGCCTTCTATGGCATCTCTATGAACGAAAAGGACAGTCCCAACGACGGCAATGGCATTGGTCGCGTAATTCGTGAAATTTATAATGATGGCAGTTTAGGACCTATATATTTTATTCGATATAACCACGGTTGGAATGAAAAAAACACGAATTATCCATTCTATAAAAGTAGCAAGGATAGAGGTTTTAAAAAGGCTTGCGAAGAATTACTGTCGAAACCGCTGTTAATGCAACAATGGGTAGAGGAAGCCGATAGAGACGACCCGTTAATTCCGCTCAAAAAGCAATACAAAGCCTTTAGTTATTACGAAATTCCTGATGGCCGTACCGTTGGATTATGGAAACACGCTTTGACTTCAATTAGTAACGATGGCGGGAAAACATGGGAATATACGCCCACACGAGCACCTGGTTTTGTAAACAGTAATGCCAAAATTTGGGGACAAAAAACATCCGACGGGCGTTATGCTACGGTTTATAATCCTTCGGAATTCCGTTGGCCATTGGCGGTATCTACCAGTGAAGACGGTTTAAATTATAACAACCTGCTTTTGGTACACGGCGAGCTTTCACGAATTCGTTACGGAGGTAATTATAAATCGCACGGTCCACAGTACGTGCGCGGTATTATACCGGGTAACGGTACACCTCCGGATGGCAATATGTGGTTAACTTACAGTGTGAATAAGGAGGATATTTGGGTGGCTTCGGTGCCCGTTCCTGTTAAAAGTACTGTTGAGGACGATGTAAATGACGTTTTCAACAATTTACCCGATGGTGAAGAATTAAAGTTTTGGAACACTTACGATTTACAATGGGCCACAGCGAATATTGAAAAGAAAGATGGTGTTAAGTGGCTCACATTGCGCGACCAAGACCCATTTGATTATCCACGTGTGGAACGCGTTACGCCTTTTGCTGAAAAAATGGAAGTAACTTTTACGGTAAAACCCGAGCAGAACGACCACGGCGTGCTTCAAGTGGAATTACAAAACAAACAAGGTTTACCTTCGGTTAGATTGATTTTCGATGAAGAAGGTAACTTAAAGCAAAAAATGGGTTACCGATTAAGAAATATCATGCCTTACGAAGCAGGAAAGGAATACACCATCAAATTGACTGTTGATGCCAGTACACGTTTGTACGATATTAACGTAAACGATGAAAAAGAAACTAGAGGTATCTTCTTTATGCCCACCGATGGGATTTCGCGTGTCATGTTCCGCACCGGAGAGCAACGCCATTACCCAACTGTTGATACGCCCGTAGATACACCAAATTATGACGATGTGCCGTTTACAGGAAAATTTATTCCAGAGGCGGTATTTTATATAAAATCATTGATTACTAAAAAGCTATAA
- a CDS encoding glycoside hydrolase family 43 protein, which yields MMQIKNLLVIAILVSMLSCAPKKEAYLFTSFREPATDGLYLAYSKDGYHWNDLKGPYLKPKAGSSKIMRDPSIVRGKDDTYHMVWTTDWRGGNGFGYASSKDLIHWSEQQFIPVMAHEPDVVNVWAPEIFYDEDEDRYIIIWASTIPFRYDKGEEEEKNNHRMYYTTTKDFKTFTDTKLFLEPGFSVIDCVIVKRGKEDYALIIKDNTRPNRNLKVGFGTSPIGPFKNISEPYTGFLSEGPTVIEQDGKYIIYYDNYGEKNYKAVRTSDFKNFEDISAEISLPEGHKHGTITTISQDVLNGLIEKSKEK from the coding sequence ATGATGCAAATTAAAAACCTATTGGTTATAGCTATTTTGGTGAGTATGTTGAGTTGTGCACCAAAAAAAGAAGCTTATTTGTTTACCTCGTTTAGGGAGCCTGCAACAGATGGCCTCTATTTGGCTTACAGTAAAGACGGTTACCATTGGAACGATTTAAAAGGGCCATACTTAAAACCTAAAGCCGGATCGAGCAAAATTATGCGCGACCCTTCCATTGTTCGCGGTAAAGACGATACCTACCACATGGTTTGGACTACCGATTGGCGAGGAGGTAATGGGTTTGGTTATGCCAGTTCCAAAGATTTAATCCATTGGAGCGAACAGCAATTCATTCCGGTAATGGCACACGAACCCGATGTAGTGAATGTTTGGGCACCAGAGATTTTTTATGATGAAGACGAAGACCGGTACATCATTATTTGGGCATCTACTATTCCTTTTCGGTATGATAAAGGCGAGGAAGAAGAGAAAAATAACCACCGTATGTATTACACAACCACCAAAGATTTTAAAACGTTTACCGATACTAAATTGTTTTTAGAACCTGGTTTTAGTGTTATCGATTGTGTGATTGTAAAACGCGGTAAAGAGGATTATGCTTTAATCATAAAAGATAATACGCGCCCAAATAGAAACCTAAAAGTTGGTTTTGGAACCTCACCAATAGGGCCTTTTAAAAACATTTCGGAACCTTATACCGGGTTTCTTTCTGAAGGGCCAACGGTAATAGAACAAGATGGAAAATACATTATCTATTATGATAATTATGGGGAGAAAAATTACAAAGCGGTTCGTACTTCGGACTTTAAAAATTTTGAAGATATTTCCGCTGAAATTTCACTTCCTGAAGGACATAAACATGGCACGATTACTACTATTTCACAGGATGTTTTGAATGGTTTAATTGAAAAAAGTAAAGAAAAGTAA
- a CDS encoding glycoside hydrolase family 28 protein, giving the protein MKKVVLVLIIVLTSACASVSSASNGWFNILEHGGNNKGELCTEAIQGAIDKAASQGGGTIYFPAGEYLTGALELKNNIVLHIDAGALLKFSTNFDHYLPFTEVRWEGTVIQTFKPLLHARDVENITITGRGTIDGQGEAWWKEIWRIESAKEKLELTKYQKMTQEANKDVKTADYYKRTRSYLFHRPPLFQAFKCKNITIEGVTIQNSPFWTINPAFCDNITVDNVTIFNPYSPNTDGINPTSCKNMHISNCHISVGDDCITIKSGRDADGRKWATPTENVTITNCTMLSGHGGVVIGSEMSGSIKKITIANCVFDGTDRGIRLKAARGRGGVVEDIRVSNVVMNNIQKEAFMMNLFYDKNTVEGPVTEETPIFRNIHISNVTATNVNTAGRILGIPEMPIHNITFSDVDIDAKEGFSVHTARNIEFHDVKINTTLGSAFKVEDTEQIILDNVGTSKPIDGKSVVHFKNVKTALLGNNFPMVPTDTFLHVEGDETEAIYLKNNVFKNVTFHVKSTSAIQSKITEQ; this is encoded by the coding sequence ATGAAAAAGGTAGTATTAGTATTAATTATAGTTTTAACCTCGGCTTGTGCATCTGTTAGTTCTGCATCAAATGGCTGGTTTAATATATTAGAGCACGGAGGAAACAACAAAGGGGAACTTTGTACCGAAGCCATTCAAGGAGCTATAGATAAAGCAGCTAGTCAAGGTGGCGGAACCATTTATTTTCCAGCAGGTGAATATTTAACTGGCGCTTTAGAATTGAAGAACAATATTGTTTTACATATTGATGCAGGAGCGCTTTTGAAATTTTCTACTAATTTCGACCACTATTTACCATTTACCGAAGTACGTTGGGAAGGTACGGTTATTCAAACCTTTAAGCCTTTATTGCATGCTCGAGATGTCGAAAATATTACTATTACTGGAAGAGGGACTATTGACGGACAAGGGGAAGCTTGGTGGAAAGAAATTTGGAGAATAGAATCGGCTAAGGAAAAATTAGAGTTGACCAAGTATCAAAAAATGACACAAGAGGCCAATAAAGATGTTAAAACGGCCGATTATTACAAACGTACCAGAAGTTATTTGTTCCACAGGCCACCATTGTTTCAGGCTTTTAAGTGTAAAAACATAACCATTGAAGGCGTTACTATTCAAAATTCACCATTTTGGACGATAAATCCAGCGTTTTGTGACAACATAACCGTGGATAATGTCACTATTTTTAATCCATATTCACCAAATACCGATGGTATTAATCCAACGTCTTGTAAAAATATGCACATTTCAAATTGCCATATTAGTGTTGGCGATGATTGTATTACCATTAAATCGGGGCGTGATGCCGATGGTAGAAAATGGGCCACTCCAACCGAAAATGTAACCATTACCAACTGTACCATGTTAAGTGGTCACGGAGGTGTGGTAATAGGGAGTGAAATGTCAGGAAGCATTAAAAAAATCACCATTGCCAATTGTGTTTTCGATGGTACCGATAGAGGGATTCGTCTAAAAGCAGCACGTGGTCGTGGAGGAGTAGTTGAAGATATTCGTGTTAGTAATGTGGTGATGAACAACATACAAAAGGAAGCCTTTATGATGAACTTGTTTTACGACAAAAATACGGTTGAAGGTCCTGTTACCGAAGAAACGCCTATTTTCAGAAACATTCATATTAGCAATGTAACGGCTACCAATGTGAACACAGCGGGGCGGATTTTAGGAATTCCAGAAATGCCTATTCACAACATCACCTTTTCAGATGTGGATATCGATGCCAAAGAAGGGTTTTCAGTTCATACAGCAAGAAATATTGAATTCCACGATGTGAAAATCAATACCACTTTAGGTTCCGCCTTTAAAGTGGAAGATACCGAACAAATTATTTTAGATAATGTCGGCACATCGAAACCAATAGATGGAAAGTCAGTAGTGCATTTTAAAAACGTAAAAACTGCGTTGTTGGGCAACAATTTCCCTATGGTGCCAACCGATACCTTTTTGCATGTTGAAGGGGATGAAACCGAAGCTATTTATTTGAAAAATAATGTGTTTAAGAATGTAACGTTTCATGTAAAATCTACAAGTGCCATTCAAAGTAAAATAACTGAACAATAA